The following are encoded together in the Oncorhynchus gorbuscha isolate QuinsamMale2020 ecotype Even-year linkage group LG03, OgorEven_v1.0, whole genome shotgun sequence genome:
- the nat8l2 gene encoding N-acetyltransferase 8-like 2 isoform X2: MAGMHLVVRRYRPSDKDAVLTLFCDGILEHIKPSFYNAISNPVDVGVALFLSMAGYMLGGGSTLWALLSAGAWVGLVYYCCSQLYSSFVRERLRTDMQDIPGCYLSHPDNCFWVAETEVNGWVEILGMVAVVAKKVVGGRDGEMSGELFRMIVSRKCRRTGLGSRMTQTVIDFCKERGFSKVVLETSSIQTSAVALYKKLGFSHILSHTKTYSPEWMTIISRVTILKMEKVI; encoded by the exons ATGGCTGGAA TGCATTTGGTGGTCCGACGATACAGGCCCTCCGACAAGGATGCTGTGTTAACCCTGTTCTGTGATGGCATCTTGGAGCACATCAAACCTTCGTTCTACAACGCCATTAGCAACCCTGTCGATGTGGGCGTCGCCCTGTTCCTTTCTATGGCTGGGTACATGCTGGGAGGTGGGTCTACTCTCTGGGCCTTGCTGTCGGCTGGAGCCTGGGTAGGTCTGGTCTACTACTGCTGCAGCCAACTGTACTCTAGTTTCGTCAGAGAGAGGCTGCGCACGGACATGCAGGACATTCCGGGATGCTACCTGAGCCACCCCGACAACTGCTTCTGGGTGGCTGAGACTGAGGTCAACGGCTGGGTTGAGATTTTAGGTATGGTGGCCGTTGTGGCCAAAAAGGTGGTGGGAGGAAGAGACGGGGAGATGAGCGGTGAACTATTCAGGATGATTGTATCGAGGAAGTGTCGTCGGACAGGACTCGGTTCCAGGATGACCCAGACCGTTATTGACTTTTGTAAAGAGCGAGGGTTCTCTAAGGTCGTCCTGGAAACCAGTTCCATCCAGACTTCTGCAGTGGCCCTGTATAAGAAACTGGGCTTCTCACACATCCTGTCACACACCAAGACGTACTCTCCTGAATGGATGACAATTATATCCCGAGTTACCATTCTGAAGATGGAAAAAGTCATATAG
- the nat8l2 gene encoding N-acetyltransferase 8-like 2 isoform X1, with translation MGRGTFALNGCWDSRGAYLFLHLVVRRYRPSDKDAVLTLFCDGILEHIKPSFYNAISNPVDVGVALFLSMAGYMLGGGSTLWALLSAGAWVGLVYYCCSQLYSSFVRERLRTDMQDIPGCYLSHPDNCFWVAETEVNGWVEILGMVAVVAKKVVGGRDGEMSGELFRMIVSRKCRRTGLGSRMTQTVIDFCKERGFSKVVLETSSIQTSAVALYKKLGFSHILSHTKTYSPEWMTIISRVTILKMEKVI, from the exons ATGGGTAGAGGAACGTTTGCGTTGAATGGTTGTTGGGACTCGCGTGGAGCCTACCTTTTCT TGCATTTGGTGGTCCGACGATACAGGCCCTCCGACAAGGATGCTGTGTTAACCCTGTTCTGTGATGGCATCTTGGAGCACATCAAACCTTCGTTCTACAACGCCATTAGCAACCCTGTCGATGTGGGCGTCGCCCTGTTCCTTTCTATGGCTGGGTACATGCTGGGAGGTGGGTCTACTCTCTGGGCCTTGCTGTCGGCTGGAGCCTGGGTAGGTCTGGTCTACTACTGCTGCAGCCAACTGTACTCTAGTTTCGTCAGAGAGAGGCTGCGCACGGACATGCAGGACATTCCGGGATGCTACCTGAGCCACCCCGACAACTGCTTCTGGGTGGCTGAGACTGAGGTCAACGGCTGGGTTGAGATTTTAGGTATGGTGGCCGTTGTGGCCAAAAAGGTGGTGGGAGGAAGAGACGGGGAGATGAGCGGTGAACTATTCAGGATGATTGTATCGAGGAAGTGTCGTCGGACAGGACTCGGTTCCAGGATGACCCAGACCGTTATTGACTTTTGTAAAGAGCGAGGGTTCTCTAAGGTCGTCCTGGAAACCAGTTCCATCCAGACTTCTGCAGTGGCCCTGTATAAGAAACTGGGCTTCTCACACATCCTGTCACACACCAAGACGTACTCTCCTGAATGGATGACAATTATATCCCGAGTTACCATTCTGAAGATGGAAAAAGTCATATAG